In Streptococcus parapneumoniae, the genomic stretch CAATCAACTCAATGTTGTTTTGTTGTCGTTCTTCTTCTTTGGCAATGGCATTCCAGAGATCAGCATCATATGCTTTAAAATCATCTTTGTCAAAAATCATAGGTCTTCTCCTTTTATTGTGTGACTAGTCCATTAGTTTAATTTTCTTATTAGAAAATCAAACTAAAAGATGCGAATAAACCGTTTCTGCATTTTATCACAAGTATAACCAACTTTTTCATAAAATGCATGAGCACCCAGACGATGATCGGCAGAGTTTAAGCGGATAAACCCATAACCACGTCTTTTTGCTTCTTGATCCAACCCTTGTAATAAGCTTTTACCAATACCTTGACCTTGCGCTTGAGGTGAAACTGCCAAAGCTAGAATATTAAATCCTGCTTTAGAATAAAGTGATTCATAGACCTCAGCGTGGACATATCCAAGTAAGACCTGACTAACTGCATCCTCATAGCCAAGTAGGAAATGATGGGAATCCTGAGACAGTCTAGCTAGTTGACTAGCTGTGTCCTCTGGACTAAAAGAATAGCCCAAAGCCTCTTGGTTGATGTCACAAATAGCTTTCACATCTGTTTCTCTTAAATTTCTTAGCATTTCATGCCTCCTCAAAAGAAATCTCTGGCAACCGAGCAAGAATATCTTCTCGCTTAATGGCCCCTTGGCGTAAGATTTTCACCTTGTCTCCAGACAAATCCAAAATAGTTGAATCCTGTCCAGTTAGAAAAGCATCGTCTTCCAGCCCCAGAACCTCTTGGTCAAAATCCTTCAAAATTTGATCAAAGGTCACTCCACTTTCCTGACCTGAAATATTGGCAGACGGTCCAATCAGGGGTCCTGTCATTCGAATTAAATCCAGTGTGATAGGGTGACTGGGCATCCGAAATCCAACAGTCGCGAGGCCAGAATTGACCCAATAGGGAACTCGGTCATTAGCTTCGAGAATAATGGTCAAAGGACCTGGCAAAAAGGTCTCTACAAGTTTTTGTAGATAAGTTGGCTGATTCTTTGAAAAGTGCAAGATGTCCTCGAGAGAATCGATATTGAGATTGAGTGCCTTGTCTCTAGGACGACGTTTGAGTTGGTAAACATGGTTAACTGCCTTTTCATCTAAGGCCTTAGCAAAAAGACCATAAACAGTCTCTGTAGGCAGAACAACAGCTCCACCCTTTTCCAACTCTTGCCTAATCCTGTCCATCATCAACCACAACCATCCTATCTTGACCAAATTGATCCTTAAGCGTTCTTACACGTTTTTCAGGAAGATGCTTCCTAAAAAGTTCAGGAACACTTTGACCTTGCTTGTATCCAATTTCAAGGTAAATCTTACCACCATCTTTGAGATAGTCTTTTGCATCTTCCGCAATTCTACGGTAAATAGCTAGGCCATCCTCGTCTGCAAAGAGAGCTAGATGAGGCTCCGAATGCAAAACATTCAAGCCTACCTCTGACTCATCTTCACGAGAGATATAGGGTGGATTGGAAACAATTATATCATATTTTTCAGAAATTTCTGTAAAACAGTCAGATTTTTTTAAAAATATTTGAAGATTTTGCTTTTTAGCATTTTCGTTAGCTACATCTAAAGCATCTTGGGAAATATCTGCTGCTATCACTGACCAAGCTGGTCTGTTTTTTGCTAGAGCGAGAGCAATAGCTCCACTACCTGTTCCAATATCCAGAACTGAAAGATTTGTCTCAGGATTTTCAGCTAAGATAAGCTCCACCAACTCCTCTGTCTCTGGACGAGGAATCAAAACCCGCTCATCCACTTTTAACTGCATTCCATAAAAATCTGCCTGTCCGATGATATACTGTGCTGGTTTATGAGCTGCTAACTGTTGGAAAATTTCTTTTACAAATAATTCTTCCTCTTCCGTCACTTCCTGCTGGAGGGCAAAAACAAAGTCTGTAAACGTGAGGTCTTTCAGACTACGATAGACAAAAGAGAGGCTTTCTGCTTCCTCTCCTTTTCTTATCAACTCTTCTTCAAAATCTGAAAATAATTGAGCTAATTTCATTATTTGTTTAATTCTTCTAATTTTTGCGTTTGGTCATAGAGCACCAAGGCATCCACAACTTCATCCAACTTACCAGACAAAATGGTATCTAGTTTTTGGAGGGTCAAGCCGATACGGTGGTCCGTGACACGGTTTTGTGGGAAGTTATAAGTACGAATCCGTTCTGAACGGTCACCAGTACCGATTGTCGACTTACGCTCAGCGTCTTGTTCATCTTGTGCAATCTGAGCAAAGTGGTCAGCAACACGCGCACGAATGATTTTCATGGCCTTCTCACGGTTCTTCTGCTGGGTACGTTCTTCCTGCATCTCAACCTTGATATTGGTTGGCAAGTGAACGATACGAACGGCAGTCGCAACCTTATTGACGTTCTGTCCACCAGCACCAGAGGCGTGATAGATGTCGACACGAAGGTCTTTGGGATCAATGTCGTATTCAACTTCTTCAACTTCTGGCATAACAAGAACTGTCGCTGTCGAAGTATGAACACGGCCTTGGCTTTCTGTCACAGGAACACGTTGCACACGATGGGCACCTGATTCGTACTTAAGCTTAGAGTATACAGACTGACCTGAAACCATGGCAACCACTTCTTTGAAACCGCCAACACCGTTCATAGAAGCCTCCATGACTTCAAAGCGCCAGCCTTGGGCTTCCGCATACTTTTGATACATGGTCAGAAGGTCACCAGCGAAAAGAGCTGCTTCATCTCCACCAGCGGCACCACGGATTTCAAGAATGATATTCTTATCATCGTTTGGATCTTTAGGAAGGAGCAAGATTTTCAGTTTTTCTTCGTATTCTTCTTTTTCAGCCTTGGCATCTTTGAGTTCTTGCTTGGCCATTTCTTCCAAGTCAGCATCTCCACCTGATTCCTTAATCATTTCTTCAGCGTCAACGATGTTTTGAAGGACTTGTTTGTACTCACGGTAGGCTGTTACGGTATCACGAGTTGAAGCTTCTTCTTTTGAAAGCTCCATAAAACGTTTGGTGTCAGAGACCACATCCGGGTCACTCAGCAATTCTCCTAATTCTTCATAACGGTCTTCTACAGCTTGTAGTTGATCATAGATGTTCATTTTTCTTCATTCTCCTTATTGATTTCAGGCGCAAAATAATGTTTACGGCAAACCGAGATATAGGTTTCATTACCACCGATCTGGATCTGTTCTCCATCATAAACGGGCAGTCCATCCTGTGTTCGCAAAACCATAGTCGCCTTTTTCTTACAATACTGACAGATGGTCTTGATTTCGTCAATCTTATCTGCTAAGAGCAAGAGATATTTGGAACCTTCGAATAGTTCATTGCGAAAGTCATTTTTCAAACCAAAGGCCATGACGGGTATGTCTAACTCGTCTACAACACGAGCTAGGTCATAAACATGATGACGTTTGAGAAACTGGGCTTCATCGACCAAAACACAGTATGGTTTCTCAGGTAAATCTCGGATAAATCCAAAAATATCTGTTGACTCCTCAATTGCAATGGCAGGGCGTTTCATGCCAATACGACTCGACACATAGCCAACACCGTCACGAGTATCCAGAGCCGAGGTCATAATCACAACACTTTTCCCCTGCTCCTCATAGTTATAGGCCACCTTGAGAATCTCGATTGTCTTTCCAGAGTTCATGGTCCCATAACGATAATACAACTGTGCCATGTTTCTTGCTTCACGTCCATTTCTAAATTTTTGCTACATTCTAGTATATCATAATTTTCTTAAGCTTTAAACGGCAAAATGTGGTAAAATAGAAGAAATCAAAAACTAGTGGAGGAAGCTATTATGCCATTTGTACGCATCGATTTATTTGAAGGACGCACGCTCGAGCAAAAGAAAGCTCTTGCTAAGGAAGTAACAGAAGCTATTGTCCGTAACACTGGAGCCCCTCAATCTGCTGTCCATGTCATCATCAACGACATGCCAGAAGGAACTTACTTCCCACAAGGGGAAATGCGCACCAAATAAGCTAGCTTAAGCAGAATTGCTTAGGCTTTTTCAATCCCCAAGTAGCATCCATTGAAGAAATAGTTCAAATTTGTTACAATTTGAAAAGAGACTTGGAAAAATTTCCAAGAAAAGAGCTATTTATTAAAGGAAACATTATGATTACACGTGAATTTGATACCATCGCTGCTATCTCTACTCCATTAGGTGAAGGAGCTATTGGTATTGTCCGCCTGAGCGGAACAGAAAGTTTTGCTATTGCGCAAAAAATATTCAAAGGAAAAGACTTGACCAAGGTTACCAGCCACACTCTCAACTATGGACATATCGTCGATCCTCTGACTGGTAAAATCATGGATGAAGTTATGGTCGGGGCCATGAAGTCTCCAAAGACCTTCACTCGTGAGGATATTATCGAGATTAACACCCACGGTGGGATTGCGGTGACCAATGAAATTCTCCAACTAGCTATCCGTGAAGGAGCTCGATTGGCAGAACCTGGTGAATTTACCAAACGTGCCTTTTTAAACGGTCGCGTGGATTTGACACAGGCCGAGGCAGTGATGGATATCATCCGTGCCAAGACTGACAAGGCCATGAACATTGCAGTTAAGCAATTAGACGGCTCCCTTTCTAACCTCATTAACAATACCCGTCAAGAAATCCTTAACACACTTGCCCAAGTTGAGGTTAATATCGACTATCCTGAGTATGACGATGTTGAAGAAGCGACTACTGCTGTGGTCCGAGAAAAGACAATGGAGTTTGAGCAATTGCTAACCAATCTCCTTAGAACAGCCCGTCGAGGTAAAATTCTTCGAGAAGGAATTTCAACGGCTATCATCGGACGCCCCAACGTTGGAAAATCCAGCCTCCTCAACAATCTCTTGCGTGAGGACAAGGCTATCGTTACAGACATTGCTGGTACTACACGTGATGTCATCGAAGAATACGTCAACATTAACGGTGTTCCTCTAAAATTGATTGACACAGCTGGTATTCGTGAAACGGATGACATCGTGGAACAAATCGGAGTTGAGCGTTCAAAAAAAGCCCTTAAGGAAGCTGACTTGGTTCTACTGGTGCTAAATGCCAGTGAACCACTAACCTCCCAAGACCGCCAACTCCTAGAAATCAGTCAGGATACTAATCGCATTATTCTACTTAATAAAACAGACCTGCCTGAAGCGATTGAAACTTCAGAACTACCTGAAGACGTTATTCGTATTTCAGTCCTTAAAAACCAAAATATCGATAAGATTGAAGAGAGAATCAACAACCTCTTCTTTGAAAATGCTGGTTTGGTTGAGCAAGACGCAACTTACTTGTCTAACGCCCGTCACATTTCCCTGATTGAAAAAGCAGTTGAAAGCCTACAAGCTGTTAACCAAGGTCTTGAACTGGGGATGCCTGTTGATTTACTTCAAGTTGACTTAACTCGTACTTGGGAAATCCTCGGAGAAATCACTGGGGATGCTGCTCCTGATGAACTCATCACCCAACTCTTTAGCCAATTCTGCTTAGGAAAATAAGAAAAATCCATGATCGTTCTTGCGGTCATGGATTTTATTGTCTTATTAGTAATCTGGTCTTAAGACACCTGTTACAGTTGCCTTAGTCGCTTCGTAGTCGCCATCTACGACAACCTTGATAATGCGTTTAGCATCTTCTTCTGGTGCTGGAACAAGAGGTAGACGAGTTGGTCCAGCTTCAAATCCCATATAGTTAAGAACTGCCTTAACTGGAGCAGGACTTGGATACGAGAAGAGGGCATTGACCTTAGGAATGAACTTGCGCTGAATAGCTGCAGCTTTCTTCATATCACTTTCTGCAATGGCAGTAAACATCTCGTGCATTTCATCCCCATTTGTATGAGAGGCAACAGAAATAACCCCGTCAGCACCAAGGTTCATAGCATGGAAAGCATCTCCATCCTCACCAGTATAGACCAAGAACTCTTCTGGTTTGTGCTCAATCAAGTAAGCCATATTTGCTAAACTAGTACATTCTTTGACACCGATGATATTTGGATGGTCAGCCAAACGAAGCATGGTTTCTGGAGTCAATTCGACAACCACACGACCTGGAATATTATAGATAATAATTGGTAGGTCAGAAGCATCTGCAATGGCTTTAAAATGCTGATACATTCCTTCTTGAGAAGGTTTGTTGTAGTAAGGAACAATAGCAAGACCAGCAGCAAAACCGCCGAATTCCGCTACTTCTTTGACAAATTCGATAGAGTCACGCGTATCATTGGTACCTACACCCGCAATCAAAGGAACGCGTCCATTGACAATCTTTTGTACAGCTGCAAAGAGTTGCAACTCCTCATCATGGGTCAAGGTTGGACTCTCAGCAGTCGTTCCAGCTAGAAGAATGCCGTCTGTATGATGGGCCAATAAATGCTCAATCAAGGCTGGAATGGCATCAAAGTTAATGGAACCATCCTCGTGAAAGGGGGTAATAAAGGCTGTGATGATTTTACACTCTTTTAAATCTTGATAAGACATGAAAACACCTCTCTATTTCAAAGAAGGAGTTCATCTGAACTCCTAAACGATATGACTATTTTAATTCAAATTTCAATTCGGCAGTTGGACGAACCAAGCCACGTTCGTGCAAAGTTTCAGCAATCTGAACTGAGTTCCAAGCAGCACCTTTGAGAAGGTTATCTGAAACAACCCACATGTGAATTCCTTTTTCTGCATCCAAGTCTTTACGGATACGACCAACAAAGGTATCGCGTGAACCAACTGCATTGATGGCTTGCGGATAGATTTGATGAGCTACATCATCTTCGAGAACAGCACCCGGGAAGGCTGCGATAGCTGCTTTGACTTCTTCAATTGGAGCCACTTCTTTTGTTTCGATATAAACTGACTCAGAGTGAGCTGACAAGACTGGAATACGCACACATGTTGCAGATACTGCAATGCTATCATCTTCCATAATTTTCTTAGTTTCCTTGGTCATCTTCATCTCTTCGTAAGTGTAATCATTGTCAGTGAAGACATCGATTTGTGGAAGAGCATTAAAAGCGATAGGATAATGTTTCTTGTCACCACCTGAAGGCAAGATTTCGGCATGCAAATCACGTGGGTTTACACCATCATTCAAGACTTCACGAAGTTCACGTTGTGTTTCAAGAATCGCTCCCATACCAGCACCTGAGACGGCTTGGTAAGTTGAAACGATGATACGATCCAAGCCCCATTTTTGGCGAACTGGCTCAAGAGCTACCATCATTTGGATTGTTGAACAGTTAGGGCAAGCAATAATCCCGTTGTGGGCATCAAGTGCGTGAGCATTGACCTCTGGAACAACCAAAGGAACGTCTGGATTTTGACGGAAGTAAGATGTATTATCTACTACTACCGCTCCAGCTTTAACTGCGTATGGTGCATACTTAGCTGATGTAGAACCACCTGCTGAAAAGAGAGCAATGTCAACTCCTTCAAAAGCTGTTTCAGTCGTTTCTTCAATCGTAATATCTTGGTCTTTAAATTTTAAAGTCTTGCCTGCTGAACGTGCAGAAGCAAGTAAATGAATTTTATCGATTGGAAGTGTTGATTCTTCC encodes the following:
- a CDS encoding GNAT family N-acetyltransferase → MLRNLRETDVKAICDINQEALGYSFSPEDTASQLARLSQDSHHFLLGYEDAVSQVLLGYVHAEVYESLYSKAGFNILALAVSPQAQGQGIGKSLLQGLDQEAKRRGYGFIRLNSADHRLGAHAFYEKVGYTCDKMQKRFIRIF
- a CDS encoding L-threonylcarbamoyladenylate synthase encodes the protein MMDRIRQELEKGGAVVLPTETVYGLFAKALDEKAVNHVYQLKRRPRDKALNLNIDSLEDILHFSKNQPTYLQKLVETFLPGPLTIILEANDRVPYWVNSGLATVGFRMPSHPITLDLIRMTGPLIGPSANISGQESGVTFDQILKDFDQEVLGLEDDAFLTGQDSTILDLSGDKVKILRQGAIKREDILARLPEISFEEA
- the prmC gene encoding peptide chain release factor N(5)-glutamine methyltransferase is translated as MKLAQLFSDFEEELIRKGEEAESLSFVYRSLKDLTFTDFVFALQQEVTEEEELFVKEIFQQLAAHKPAQYIIGQADFYGMQLKVDERVLIPRPETEELVELILAENPETNLSVLDIGTGSGAIALALAKNRPAWSVIAADISQDALDVANENAKKQNLQIFLKKSDCFTEISEKYDIIVSNPPYISREDESEVGLNVLHSEPHLALFADEDGLAIYRRIAEDAKDYLKDGGKIYLEIGYKQGQSVPELFRKHLPEKRVRTLKDQFGQDRMVVVDDGQD
- the prfA gene encoding peptide chain release factor 1 codes for the protein MNIYDQLQAVEDRYEELGELLSDPDVVSDTKRFMELSKEEASTRDTVTAYREYKQVLQNIVDAEEMIKESGGDADLEEMAKQELKDAKAEKEEYEEKLKILLLPKDPNDDKNIILEIRGAAGGDEAALFAGDLLTMYQKYAEAQGWRFEVMEASMNGVGGFKEVVAMVSGQSVYSKLKYESGAHRVQRVPVTESQGRVHTSTATVLVMPEVEEVEYDIDPKDLRVDIYHASGAGGQNVNKVATAVRIVHLPTNIKVEMQEERTQQKNREKAMKIIRARVADHFAQIAQDEQDAERKSTIGTGDRSERIRTYNFPQNRVTDHRIGLTLQKLDTILSGKLDEVVDALVLYDQTQKLEELNK
- a CDS encoding thymidine kinase, yielding MAQLYYRYGTMNSGKTIEILKVAYNYEEQGKSVVIMTSALDTRDGVGYVSSRIGMKRPAIAIEESTDIFGFIRDLPEKPYCVLVDEAQFLKRHHVYDLARVVDELDIPVMAFGLKNDFRNELFEGSKYLLLLADKIDEIKTICQYCKKKATMVLRTQDGLPVYDGEQIQIGGNETYISVCRKHYFAPEINKENEEK
- a CDS encoding 4-oxalocrotonate tautomerase; this encodes MPFVRIDLFEGRTLEQKKALAKEVTEAIVRNTGAPQSAVHVIINDMPEGTYFPQGEMRTK
- the mnmE gene encoding tRNA uridine-5-carboxymethylaminomethyl(34) synthesis GTPase MnmE, with product MITREFDTIAAISTPLGEGAIGIVRLSGTESFAIAQKIFKGKDLTKVTSHTLNYGHIVDPLTGKIMDEVMVGAMKSPKTFTREDIIEINTHGGIAVTNEILQLAIREGARLAEPGEFTKRAFLNGRVDLTQAEAVMDIIRAKTDKAMNIAVKQLDGSLSNLINNTRQEILNTLAQVEVNIDYPEYDDVEEATTAVVREKTMEFEQLLTNLLRTARRGKILREGISTAIIGRPNVGKSSLLNNLLREDKAIVTDIAGTTRDVIEEYVNINGVPLKLIDTAGIRETDDIVEQIGVERSKKALKEADLVLLVLNASEPLTSQDRQLLEISQDTNRIILLNKTDLPEAIETSELPEDVIRISVLKNQNIDKIEERINNLFFENAGLVEQDATYLSNARHISLIEKAVESLQAVNQGLELGMPVDLLQVDLTRTWEILGEITGDAAPDELITQLFSQFCLGK
- the dapA gene encoding 4-hydroxy-tetrahydrodipicolinate synthase — translated: MSYQDLKECKIITAFITPFHEDGSINFDAIPALIEHLLAHHTDGILLAGTTAESPTLTHDEELQLFAAVQKIVNGRVPLIAGVGTNDTRDSIEFVKEVAEFGGFAAGLAIVPYYNKPSQEGMYQHFKAIADASDLPIIIYNIPGRVVVELTPETMLRLADHPNIIGVKECTSLANMAYLIEHKPEEFLVYTGEDGDAFHAMNLGADGVISVASHTNGDEMHEMFTAIAESDMKKAAAIQRKFIPKVNALFSYPSPAPVKAVLNYMGFEAGPTRLPLVPAPEEDAKRIIKVVVDGDYEATKATVTGVLRPDY
- a CDS encoding aspartate-semialdehyde dehydrogenase encodes the protein MGYTVAVVGATGAVGAQMIKMLEESTLPIDKIHLLASARSAGKTLKFKDQDITIEETTETAFEGVDIALFSAGGSTSAKYAPYAVKAGAVVVDNTSYFRQNPDVPLVVPEVNAHALDAHNGIIACPNCSTIQMMVALEPVRQKWGLDRIIVSTYQAVSGAGMGAILETQRELREVLNDGVNPRDLHAEILPSGGDKKHYPIAFNALPQIDVFTDNDYTYEEMKMTKETKKIMEDDSIAVSATCVRIPVLSAHSESVYIETKEVAPIEEVKAAIAAFPGAVLEDDVAHQIYPQAINAVGSRDTFVGRIRKDLDAEKGIHMWVVSDNLLKGAAWNSVQIAETLHERGLVRPTAELKFELK